A segment of the Paraburkholderia fungorum genome:
ACGCTGAACCACTTTCTGATCGCGCGGGTCGTGCTCGGCGTCGCCGAAGCGCCGCTCTTTCCGGCAGGCGCGAAAGTGGTCAACGAATGGTTCGCGGTGCGTGAGCGCGGCGGCCCGACCGGTACCTTCATCTCGTCGTCGACGATTGCGCCGATGCTCGCGCCGCCGATCCTGACCGTGCTGATGCTTTCATTCGGATGGCGAACCATGTTCATCATCATGGGCGTGCTCGGCATTCTGGTCGCGCTCGGCTGGTACATGGTCTATCGCAACCGCGACGAGATCGCGCTGACCGAAGCTGAAACCGCGCACCTGAACGAAGGCTCGGTGCAGACCGAGGCGCGCGCGAGGAAGGGCCTGAGCTTTGCCGAATGGGGCGCGCTGTTCAAGCTGCGCAACACGTGGGGCATGATTTTCGGCTTCATGGGCGTGATCTACATGGTCTGGCTGTATCTCACGTGGCTGCCGGGCTATCTGGAGAACGAGCGTCATCTGAGCATTGCGCATACCGGCTGGCTCGTGTCGATTCCGTATATCTTCGGCACGATCGGCATGGTGAGCAGCGGCTATGTCGCCGACTTTCTGCTCCGCCGCGGCATGGCGCCGATCCGCAGCCGCAAGTGGCCGGTCTGCGTCGGCCTGATCGGCGCGGCGGCGTTCACGGTGCCCGCTGCCTACACGCCAAGCACGGCGCTCGCGATCACCTACGTGTCGCTCGCGATGTTCTTCGTGAATCTTTCCAGCGGCAGTGCGTGGGCGCTGGTGACGGTTGCCGCGCCCCGCCATCTGGTGGCGTCGCTCGGCAGCATGCAGAACTTCGGCGGCTATCTGGGCGGATCGTTTGCGCCGGTGATCACGGGCATCGTCGTCGATCAGACGCATTCGTTCGTCAACGCGCTGCTGATCAGCGCAGGGGTCGCGTTTGCCGCCGCCTTCGTTTATCTGTTCGTGGTGAAGGAAGTGGCGCCCGCGCCGCTGCCCAACGCCGCCACGACTCAACCTACCTGACCTCAACCTGAGCATTCGTTGCCGACTCTTATGACATTCCAGAACAATCTCCTCGAAGGCAAGGTCGCATTCGTCACGGGCGGCTTGTCCGGCATCGGCGCGGCCATCGCCAACGGACTCGCGCAACTCGGCGCAAAAACGGTCGCGGCCGGGTTGCCGCTGCCACAAGGCGCACCCGATACGCTGAACCGCGATGTCGAGCGCGCCACGCTCGACGTCCGCTCGACCGACGACGTCGCCGCCGCGCTCAAAGCGTTCGACCGGCTCGATATCGTGGTCAATTGCGCGGGCGTGATCAGCCGCATCGAAGAACATCGGATCGACGTGTTCGAGCGCGTGATGGACATCAACCTGAATGGCACGATGCGGGTGTGCTCGGCGGCGCGCGAATTGCTGAAGGCGTCGTCGGGGTGCATCGTCAATACCGCTTCGATGCTGAGCTTTTTCGGTGGCGGACTCGTGCCCGCGTACAGCGCGAGCAAGGGCGCGGTCGCGCAGTTGACCAAGTCGCTCGCGCTCGCTTATGCGGCCGACGGCATCCGCGTGAACGCGATTGCGCCCGGCTGGATCGCCACGCCGCTGACGCAGGCGTTGCAGGACGACGACGGCCGCTCGCAGGCGATTCTCGACCGCACGCCGATGCACCGCTGGGGCACGCCCGACGAAGTCGC
Coding sequences within it:
- a CDS encoding MFS transporter, which translates into the protein MLQKSPRLKRIQVVAVVFLTIAGVVNYLDRSTLSIANHLVSQELHLSASQMGLLLSAFSLSYAFAQLPVGALLDRFGSRVMLGLGMLVWSIAQVAGGFIQTLNHFLIARVVLGVAEAPLFPAGAKVVNEWFAVRERGGPTGTFISSSTIAPMLAPPILTVLMLSFGWRTMFIIMGVLGILVALGWYMVYRNRDEIALTEAETAHLNEGSVQTEARARKGLSFAEWGALFKLRNTWGMIFGFMGVIYMVWLYLTWLPGYLENERHLSIAHTGWLVSIPYIFGTIGMVSSGYVADFLLRRGMAPIRSRKWPVCVGLIGAAAFTVPAAYTPSTALAITYVSLAMFFVNLSSGSAWALVTVAAPRHLVASLGSMQNFGGYLGGSFAPVITGIVVDQTHSFVNALLISAGVAFAAAFVYLFVVKEVAPAPLPNAATTQPT
- a CDS encoding SDR family NAD(P)-dependent oxidoreductase, translating into MTFQNNLLEGKVAFVTGGLSGIGAAIANGLAQLGAKTVAAGLPLPQGAPDTLNRDVERATLDVRSTDDVAAALKAFDRLDIVVNCAGVISRIEEHRIDVFERVMDINLNGTMRVCSAARELLKASSGCIVNTASMLSFFGGGLVPAYSASKGAVAQLTKSLALAYAADGIRVNAIAPGWIATPLTQALQDDDGRSQAILDRTPMHRWGTPDEVAQVAAFLCTPAASFMTGAIVPVDGGYLVA